From Bradyrhizobium sp. sBnM-33:
CGGACTTCAAGTTGCTGAAGGAGTCGAACGTCCCTGCGCAGGAGGTGCTTCGCATCGCGCGCACAGTGATCCTGGCGCGCGTGGCCCAAGCTAAAGGCGACCGTCGCACTGCCATCGCCCGGTTCGAGCAGGCGTCCTTATTGCAGGACGAATTACCATATACCGAACCACCCTATTGGTACTATCCGATCCGGCAGTCTCTCGCCGCTGCCTTGCTGCAGGCAGGCCGCTACGCGGAGGCAGAGCGACAGTTCCAGCGTGCGCTTCGCCGAGCGCCATCCAATGGCTGGTCGTATTACGGACTGGCGGAACTGTACAAGGCACGCGGCAGCACCAGCGCGGCCCGCAAGGCCGAGGCCGACCTTGCCAAAACCTGGATCGGCGACCGCAAGCTTTTGCAGATTTCGAATCTCTGAAGCTCGCGCGTCGGTGCCGTGGGGGCCAAGCGGAGTAGCGCACGATTTAGCCAACGAGCCGTTCAACGCCTGCTGGAAGCGTGACGGCTCTTGTGGCTTGACGCTGCAACCTTTCGCTTGTGGCCCGTACCGACCAACCCCAACACTCGTCTCTACATCGGCTGTCAGGGGCAGACCGGAAATGACTGAGATGCTGTCAAATCGAGGGCCCAACTCAGAGATCGGTGGCGCGCAATTTAGAACGAAATTAAGGCTGGTGGCCTTCCCATTCCGTTCGCTGCTTCTACAGCTTCACAATACGAACAACCGCTCAGATCATAGCGGACATTGTCCGGAGACAGGCTTCGTCTTCATTCTCGTAACACCATTGAATCCGAAGAGAGCAAAGCTCAGCGCTTCACGGCTTGGCCGCGGTGGAAACGATGGCTCGCTAACGTCGGCATCCTTAACCGCCACGTCCTGCTCATGAGCGATGCCGAACGCCAAAAGTTCAAGACCGAGCAGTTCAGACGATTGGCCGCTCGGCCGCTTTGGGAGAAGTGGCTCAATATCGCAGGCTTGCAACGGGGGCGATTGTGCTCGTGTTGTATCCCTGCCTAGTTGGGCACCTGACAATTGGATGGAAAGAACTCGGTTTGACCAGAACGATTGTTGCGTCCGAAGAGCCTGTGCTGTTCATAGCCGCGGTGCTGCTTTTCGAGAGCCTCTTCGTCTTGCCGCTCTACTTCTTGACCAAGCTTTACTTCTTCAGCCGCAACGACGGACGGTCTTCATCCTAACCATGGCCTCGGCTCATGTCCGGATTTGGCGGATTCCGTTGAAGAAGTCGGCCCGCGAGCGAGGCGAGCCGCAAATGCGGCACAGCCGACCGCTTCTCAGGCCGGATTTGGCTGCGGCATTGGGACCAGCTTGGCTAGTTTCCGGAGGTTCTGGGCGGTTGCTGCAAGGAGGAACTCGTCGCGAGCCCCGTTTGGTCCACGTAATCGCAGTCGGTCGAGCTTGAGAATGCGCTTGAGGTGAGCGAACAACATTTCGACCTTCTTACGTAGCCGTCGCGATGCTCGACCTTCCCAGGATTTAGCAATCGCCCGCGCCATGTCGCGGGCTCTCTCATGGATCGAGCGAGGCACCTTTCGAGCAGGCGTGTTCGGGCAGCAGTGTGGCCTCAAGGCGCAGGCGTCACAGTCAGCCTTGCTCGCTCGATAAAGCAACGTCTCGCCATCATTCACACGCGTCCCTGTTGTGGTCAGCGTCTTGCCGCCAGGACAGATATAGACGTCGCTGACTGGATCGTAGTTGAAGTCCTCCCGTGTGAAGGTCCCATCCTTGCGCGCTGATTTGTCGAACACGGTCACATGCGGCTCGATGCCGTGCTCATCGACCAGCCAGCCCAGCATGTCGGCTGAACCATAGGCGCTGTCACCGAGAAGCCTGGACGGGTGAAGACCGAAGTTCTTTGCGGTCCGCTCGATCATGCGCTTGGCAGCGAGAACTTCTGCCTGCCGGATCGCTGTGGTCGGCTCAACGTCGACAATGATCGCATTTTCCACATCGATCAGATAGTTCGTGGAGTAGGCAAAGAAAGCCTGTCCGCCATGGGCACCGGTCCAGCGCGCGGCAGGATCAGCCGGTGAGATGAACTTGGGGACGATCTCGGTCGCGGCCCCAAACGCCGCATCGTCCAGGACAGCTAGATACTCGTCGACGGCACGGCTTGCGGCTTTTGGCGGCAACCCCTTTTCGCCCTCGACGCCGTTCTGCCGGTTAGCATCGGCCTTGATCAGGCTAGCATCGACCGCAAAGCCTTCTCCGCCAACCAGACCCTCGTCGATGCAGCGGCGCAAGACGTCTTCGAACAGCCGTCGCAGCAGATCACTATCGCGGAAGCGGCCATGTCGGTTCTTTGAGAAGGTCGAATGATCGGGCACGTCACCATCGAGCCCAAGGCGGCAGAACCAGCGGTATGCCAGGTTGAGGTGAACCTCTTCGCACAGGCGCCGCTCCGAGCGGATGCCGAAGCAGTAACCGACCAACAGCATCCGGATCATCAGCTCGGGCGCGATCGAGGGCCGCCCGATCGTGCTGTAGAAGGGGGATAGCTCTCGCCTTAACCCATCGAGGTCCACGAACCTGTCGATCGATCGCAACAAATGATCGGCCGGAACGTGCCGCTCGAGCGAAAACTCATAGAACAACGCGACCTGCTCAACTCGCTGATGTCCCATCATGATTCAGTCCTCTCGCAACGACTGAATCAGCGAACATCAACCAGCGCAACCGAAGACTTTTTCAACACAATCGACCCTTAGCGGACCTCGCCAGCGCGGTCGCGAATGATCATCATCGCGCTGGCGCTGGGCCCAATTTGCGGTTCACTATCGCCCTAAAGAGCACATAGTTTACCGTGAACGCGCCAACTTTGGCACCAATGACACCGAATGAAGCGAACCAAGCCCAAGTCTGGAAATCGAAGGTCGTGGCGACGACTATATTTAGGACAGCAAGCGTCATCATTAGTGCTGCCCAAGCATATCCGGCGCGGTCAATGATGACTTTCGGCAATGTATCGCGCGCAACTTGAGGCAGATAGCGGCACATCCAACCTCGCCGCAACATGATCAAACCGATCGCTAGTCTGCTGATGCTTGGCTTCGCCATTAGGAGGCGACTATCATTGGTAATGAGCGAAGCTGTACCAAACACGAGCACAAGACCAAGAGCCATCCACTGCATCGGTTCAATCGGCTTATCTCTAAGTTTCAGGATGCCGATACGCAGCAGACCAATCCCGACGCCAATCGCTACGGCCAGATAGAGGTTGCCGGTTAGTCCAAAGACGATCACAAAAAGGATGGTCGAAAGAAAATCGCTAAAGAGATGTCCGAGTGCAACCTACATGATCACTCACATCGAAATGATAACTAACCGTTGAACGATGCGATATGACGATGTCAAGCTCAAGTACAAAATTTTGCTTGGTCGACCATTTCGGGTATTCGATTGCGTGGCGCCGGGTGCTGACGAGCTTGCGGTATCGGTGGTGAGGCGGCGCATGTCCGCTGTTGGCCGATTGTGTTGAAAAAGTCTTCGGTTGCGCTGGTTGATGTTCGCTGATTCAGTCGTTGCGAGAGGACTGAATCATGATGGGACATCAGCGAGTTGAGCAGGTCGCGTTGTTCTATGAGTTTTCGCTCGAGCGGCACGTTCCGGCCGATCATTTGTTGCGATCGATCGACAGGTTCGTGGACCTCGATGGGTTAAGGCGAGAGCTATCCCCCTTCTACAGCACGATCGGGCGGCCCTCGATCGCGCCCGAGCTGATGATCCGGATGCTGTTGGTCGGTTACTGCTTCGGCATCCGCTCGGAGCGGCGCCTGTGCGAAGAGGTTCACCTCAACCTGGCATACCGCTGGTTCTGCCGCCTTGGGCTCGATGGTGACGTGCCCGATCATTCGACCTTCTCAAAGAACCGACATGGCCGCTTCCGCGATAGTGATCTGCTGCGACGGCTGTTCGAAGACGTCTTGCGCCGCTGCATCGACGAGGGTCTGGTTGGCGGAGAAGGCTTTGCGGTCGATGCTAGCCTGATCAAGGCCGATGCTAACCGGCAGAACGGCGTCGAGGGCGAAAAGGGGTTGCCGCCAAAAGCCGCAAGCCGTGCCGTCGACGAGTATCTAGCTGTCCTGGACGATGCGGCGTTTGGGGCCGCGACCGAGATCGTCCCCAAGTTCATCTCACCGGCTGATCCTGCCGCGCGCTGGACCGGTGCCCATGGCGGACAGGCTTTCTTTGCCTACTCCACGAACTATCTGATCGATGTGGAAAATGCGATCATTGTCGACGTTGAGCCGACCACAGCGATCCGGCAGGCAGAAGTTCTCGCTGCCAAGCGCATGATCGAGCGGACCGCAAAGAACTTCGGTCTTCACCCGTCCAGGCTTCTCGGTGACAGCGCCTATGGTTCAGCCGACATGCTGGGCTGGCTGGTCGATGAGCACGGCATCGAGCCGCATGTGACCGTGTTCGACAAATCAGCGCGCAAGGATGGGACCTTCACACGGGAGGACTTCAACTACGATCCAGTCAGCGACGTCTATATCTGTCCTGGCGGCAAGACGCTGACCACAACAGGGACGCGTGTGAATGATGGCGAGACGTTGCTTTATCGAGCGAGCAAGGCTGACTGTGACGCCTGCGCCTTGAGGCCACACTGCTGCCCGAACACGCCTGCTCGAAAGGTGCCTCGCTCGATCCATGAGAGAGCCCGCGACATGGCGCGGGCGATTGCTAAATCCTGGGAAGGTCGAGCATCGCGACGGCTACG
This genomic window contains:
- a CDS encoding transposase, producing MMGHQRVEQVALFYEFSLERHVPADHLLRSIDRFVDLDGLRRELSPFYSTIGRPSIAPELMIRMLLVGYCFGIRSERRLCEEVHLNLAYRWFCRLGLDGDVPDHSTFSKNRHGRFRDSDLLRRLFEDVLRRCIDEGLVGGEGFAVDASLIKADANRQNGVEGEKGLPPKAASRAVDEYLAVLDDAAFGAATEIVPKFISPADPAARWTGAHGGQAFFAYSTNYLIDVENAIIVDVEPTTAIRQAEVLAAKRMIERTAKNFGLHPSRLLGDSAYGSADMLGWLVDEHGIEPHVTVFDKSARKDGTFTREDFNYDPVSDVYICPGGKTLTTTGTRVNDGETLLYRASKADCDACALRPHCCPNTPARKVPRSIHERARDMARAIAKSWEGRASRRLRKKVEMLFAHLKRILKLDRLRLRGPNGARDEFLLAATAQNLRKLAKLVPMPQPNPA
- a CDS encoding inner membrane-spanning protein YciB encodes the protein MIVFGLTGNLYLAVAIGVGIGLLRIGILKLRDKPIEPMQWMALGLVLVFGTASLITNDSRLLMAKPSISRLAIGLIMLRRGWMCRYLPQVARDTLPKVIIDRAGYAWAALMMTLAVLNIVVATTFDFQTWAWFASFGVIGAKVGAFTVNYVLFRAIVNRKLGPAPAR
- a CDS encoding transposase, producing MMGHQRVEQVALFYEFSLERHVPADHLLRSIDRFVDLDGLRRELSPFYSTIGRPSIAPELMIRMLLVGYCFGIRSERRLCEEVHLNLAYRWFCRLGLDGDVPDHSTFSKNRHGRFRDSDLLRRLFEDVLRRCIDEGLVGGEGFAVDASLIKADANRQNGVEGEKGLPPKAASRAVDEYLAVLDDAAFGAATEIVPKFISPADPAARWTGAHGGQAFFAYSTNYLIDVENAIIVDVEPTTAIRQAEVLAAKRMIERTAKNFGLHPSRLLGDSAYGSADMLGWLVDEHGIEPHVTVFDKSARKDGTFTREDFNYDPVSDVYICPGGKTLTTTGTRVNDGETLLYRASKADCDACALRPHCCPNTPARKVPRSIHERARDMARAIAKSWEGRASRRLRKKVEMLFAHLKRILKLDRLRLRGPNGARDEFLLAATAQNLRKLAKLVPMPQPNPA